A genomic segment from Vicia villosa cultivar HV-30 ecotype Madison, WI unplaced genomic scaffold, Vvil1.0 ctg.000218F_1_1, whole genome shotgun sequence encodes:
- the LOC131625503 gene encoding putative F-box/LRR-repeat protein 23: MILGIYMIHSLAYTNTMASSSFASNETDFESTAVPNWVELPRDITANIFQRLGTIDIVTSVRYVCPIWWNIFKDPLMWRTIRMTKFSDFYDQPVEICQYAIKQSCGHLENIFIDDFATDDLLKFIAENASNLRGLRLVNCPGISNEVFCQAVKILPLLERLNISLCNLSKDSLEVVGQYCPLLTVLIFGRSEFPFDICDDDAIVIAETMVGLRHLNIQGSSLSNAGLFAILAGCPHLEFLDIRGCYNLDLNDSLKKKCIDQIKNLRLPEPIVYDDYDNIYVYTVWDLTMDDDCYDPND; the protein is encoded by the exons ATGATTCTGGGAATTTATATGATTCATTCGCTTGCCTATACGAATACTATGGCATCCAGTTCATTTGCTTCAAATGAAACTGATTTTGAGAGTACAGCTGTGCCAAATTGGGTTGAACTTCCAAGAGACATCACAGCAAACATTTTTCAGAGGCTTGGTACTATCGATATTGTGACAAGTGTACGCTATGTTTGTCCTATATGGTGGAACATTTTCAAAGATCCTCTCATGTGGCGCACTATTCGAATGACCAAATTTAGTGATTTTTATGATCAGCCGGTGGAGATTTGTCAGTATGCTATTAAACAAAGTTGTGGTCATTTAGAAAACATTTTCATAGATGACTTTGCCACTGATGATCTCCTTAAATTCATAGCTGAGAA TGCTAGTAATCTCCGAGGCCTGAGGCTTGTAAATTGCCCTGGAATTTCAAATGAAGTTTTCTGTCAAGCTGTAAAAATACTGCCGCTGCTAGAGAGGCTGAATATTTCACTTTGCAACTTATCGAAGGATTCTCTTGAAGTTGTTGGCCAATATTGCCCTCTTTTGACAGTTCTCATATTTGGGAGATCAGAGTTTCCGTTTgatatttgtgatgatgatgcgATTGTTATTGCAGAAACAATGGTTGGATTACGTCATCTTAATATTCAAGGAAGTTCGCTCTCTAACGCTGGGTTGTTTGCGATTCTTGCTGGCTGTCCTCATCTTGAGTTTCTTGATATTCGAGGATGTTATAATTTGGATTTGAATGACAGTTTGAAGAAAAAATGCATTGATCAGATAAAAAATTTGCGACTTCCTGAGCCAATAGTTTATGATGACTATGATAATATATATGTGTATACTGTTTGGGACCTTACAATGGATGATGATTGTTATGATCCTAATGATTGA